In Sulfuracidifex metallicus DSM 6482 = JCM 9184, a single window of DNA contains:
- a CDS encoding U6 snRNA-associated Sm-like protein LSm6: MQAKVENPLKNLRMAINKLVLVKLKDGSEYMGKLEQTDGTMNIVLRDCSEMKEDSEDPVASYGRVLIRGSNILFISVDYETIAEKTK; encoded by the coding sequence GTGCAGGCAAAAGTCGAAAATCCATTGAAGAATTTAAGAATGGCAATAAATAAATTAGTATTAGTAAAACTTAAGGATGGTTCAGAATATATGGGGAAGCTGGAGCAAACTGACGGTACGATGAACATAGTACTAAGGGACTGCAGCGAAATGAAGGAAGACAGCGAGGATCCAGTAGCAAGTTATGGAAGAGTTCTCATTAGAGGGAGTAACATATTGTTCATAAGTGTTGATTATGAGACTATAGCGGAAAAAACTAAGTAA
- a CDS encoding ArsR family transcriptional regulator, with protein MELTIQEPEEILKIAEALSVISRINILKLINNKPMSVTELTSELGMSKGNISNHIATLENAGLVVSEYENGIKGIKKIVKPKYSRIVIDLSP; from the coding sequence ATGGAGTTAACAATACAAGAACCAGAGGAGATCTTAAAGATAGCTGAGGCATTATCAGTAATTAGCAGAATAAATATTCTAAAGTTAATTAATAATAAACCAATGAGTGTAACCGAATTAACCTCAGAGCTTGGAATGAGCAAAGGAAACATAAGCAATCATATAGCTACCTTGGAGAATGCCGGTCTTGTAGTATCTGAATATGAAAATGGAATAAAGGGAATTAAAAAAATTGTTAAACCTAAATATAGCAGGATAGTTATAGATCTTTCCCCATAG
- a CDS encoding DUF460 domain-containing protein: protein MIVIGVDIEPNESPSKGEPHYAVVAINEKGELIEKSEFAPRSRVIRLAWEMKAEIIAIDNIYELGETDRDVINFIKFLPEYTKIVQTTFNKGEFKSIKELALEMGILDNVMKLSPLRTAYVNCMLAIRGYGKVINPVEKRTKIIVARGRNLGPGGMSQNRYKRHIRGLLLRVAREIKEKLDRNGLDYDVIIRRTRAGIEGAVFTVYSPRERLYGIVKKMRGNDVVVDIRPIYKNKIEFNEPEREIKRRIIVGLDPGLEVGIAIIDIHGRPLLLESRRSIDREEIINIIMSYGVPTIIATDVNPVPDAVKKIASTLNCRLFVPDREISAEEKQQIVSIFSKKTGMRIIDAHTRDSLSAALKAFHEIENKLRQAESLINRLELDINEERVYDCVIKGEPISSCIEKEIEEVLNKENNVKVIKQVKQVAENQQPKDEINKLKLENIRLRRTISSIIIEKEMLERRIEETKLNLKKDLERDRRIYELQLQLTEKDKLINSLTQTKLKNEAEIKQLKDVILKLSRNDAIPVFDDSSPLVCVKDGKLFFLGEEIDPIIVPFFNGQVAVIEKDTLNWLRLMSKELEIENSKKIDLKGLIESYRSSRSKHSNFSF, encoded by the coding sequence ATGATAGTAATAGGGGTAGATATAGAACCAAACGAAAGTCCTTCGAAAGGCGAACCACATTACGCCGTAGTAGCGATAAACGAAAAAGGAGAACTAATAGAGAAGAGCGAATTCGCCCCTAGAAGTAGGGTTATCAGGCTAGCATGGGAGATGAAAGCCGAGATAATTGCAATAGATAACATCTATGAACTGGGAGAAACCGATCGAGACGTTATTAATTTTATTAAGTTTTTGCCAGAATATACTAAAATAGTTCAAACAACATTTAATAAAGGAGAATTCAAAAGTATAAAAGAATTAGCGCTAGAAATGGGGATTTTAGATAACGTAATGAAACTATCGCCATTGCGTACAGCGTACGTTAATTGTATGCTGGCAATTAGAGGTTACGGTAAGGTGATTAACCCTGTTGAGAAACGAACTAAGATAATAGTTGCTAGAGGCAGAAACTTAGGACCAGGTGGAATGAGCCAAAATAGATACAAAAGGCACATTAGAGGTCTATTATTACGTGTAGCTAGGGAAATAAAGGAAAAACTTGATAGAAATGGTTTAGATTACGACGTGATAATACGAAGAACCAGAGCTGGAATTGAAGGGGCTGTTTTCACAGTTTACTCCCCAAGGGAAAGGCTATACGGCATAGTAAAGAAGATGAGAGGAAATGATGTCGTAGTCGACATAAGACCAATATATAAAAATAAGATTGAATTTAATGAACCAGAAAGAGAAATAAAAAGAAGAATAATAGTAGGATTGGACCCAGGTCTTGAGGTAGGTATAGCAATAATAGACATCCATGGAAGGCCTTTGTTATTGGAAAGCAGGCGAAGCATAGACAGGGAAGAAATAATAAATATCATAATGAGCTACGGCGTTCCTACAATTATAGCTACAGACGTAAATCCTGTACCTGATGCTGTAAAGAAAATAGCGTCTACATTAAACTGTAGGCTTTTCGTACCAGATCGTGAAATCTCAGCAGAGGAGAAGCAACAAATAGTTTCTATTTTCTCTAAAAAAACTGGAATGAGAATAATAGATGCCCATACAAGAGATTCACTTTCTGCGGCTCTCAAGGCTTTTCACGAAATAGAGAACAAGTTGAGACAAGCAGAAAGCTTGATAAATAGACTTGAACTCGACATAAATGAAGAAAGGGTGTACGATTGCGTAATAAAAGGAGAACCTATCTCTTCATGCATAGAGAAAGAAATAGAGGAGGTATTAAACAAGGAAAATAACGTTAAGGTAATCAAGCAAGTAAAACAAGTAGCGGAAAATCAACAACCCAAGGATGAAATAAACAAGCTTAAATTGGAAAATATTAGATTACGAAGAACTATATCTTCTATAATCATTGAAAAGGAAATGCTAGAAAGAAGGATAGAAGAAACTAAGCTAAATCTAAAAAAGGATTTGGAAAGGGACAGAAGAATATACGAGCTTCAACTACAGCTAACTGAAAAAGATAAATTAATAAATTCACTTACGCAAACTAAACTTAAAAATGAAGCAGAAATAAAGCAATTAAAAGATGTAATACTGAAGTTGAGCAGAAATGATGCAATTCCCGTATTTGATGATAGCTCTCCATTGGTATGTGTAAAAGATGGAAAGTTATTCTTCCTCGGAGAGGAAATAGATCCAATTATAGTACCCTTCTTCAATGGTCAGGTAGCAGTTATAGAGAAAGACACGTTAAACTGGCTTAGATTAATGTCTAAAGAATTAGAAATCGAGAATTCTAAAAAAATTGACCTAAAAGGTCTAATAGAATCGTATAGGAGCTCTAGGTCAAAACATAGTAACTTTTCCTTCTAA
- a CDS encoding DUF2153 domain-containing protein produces MENTFLNNLDEWIKMQKNLLATLKEMEVKQSTSDMDRLDLVLASRTAFQHMIRTLKAFDQWLQDPMVIKHMPEEMLQDVKNNSWKLLEQLLELDIRHTSQFRELITKLGKDGKLDPLIWARVVAEESQQTQERRSPLSTI; encoded by the coding sequence TTGGAAAATACGTTCCTTAATAACTTAGATGAATGGATAAAGATGCAGAAGAACTTACTAGCAACTTTGAAAGAAATGGAGGTAAAACAGTCTACAAGTGACATGGATAGGTTGGACTTAGTTCTAGCTTCAAGAACAGCATTTCAACATATGATAAGAACTCTAAAAGCATTTGATCAATGGTTACAAGACCCAATGGTAATTAAACATATGCCGGAGGAAATGTTACAAGATGTAAAGAACAACAGCTGGAAACTATTAGAACAGTTGCTCGAACTAGATATAAGGCACACGAGTCAGTTTAGGGAATTGATAACCAAGTTAGGAAAGGACGGAAAGCTAGATCCTCTAATATGGGCACGTGTAGTAGCAGAAGAATCTCAACAGACTCAGGAAAGGAGAAGTCCTCTATCTACGATCTAA
- a CDS encoding methionine adenosyltransferase, producing the protein MKNINVQLNKTVDINSLEVELVERKGIGHPDYIADSASEEASRKLSLYYLKKYGVILHHNLDKTLVVGGQASPKFKGGDVIQPIYIIVAGRVTTEVKTSDGIDEIPAGTIIIESVKQWIKDNFRYLDPEKHVIVDYKIGKGSTDLVGIFESSKATPLSNDTSFGVGFSPMSKLENMVFTIERQLNSKEYKSKMPEVGEDIKVMGLRKNKDIEITVAAATISELIEDINHYLSIKDQIKDTVISIANKIAPDYNIKVNVNTGDKIERNIIYMTVTGTSAEHGDDGVTGRGNRGTGLITPMRPMSLEATAGKNPVNHVGKMYNVVANLIAKKVTDELSEVKEVQVQVLGQIGRPIDDPLIANLDVVTVDGKMSDNLKNEINGIVDEQLSSFRKITELILEGKVTMF; encoded by the coding sequence ATGAAAAATATTAATGTGCAGTTAAATAAGACTGTAGATATCAATTCTCTAGAAGTAGAATTAGTAGAAAGGAAAGGAATTGGTCATCCAGACTATATCGCGGATTCTGCATCCGAAGAGGCTAGTAGGAAGCTTTCCCTATATTATCTTAAGAAATACGGAGTCATACTTCATCATAATCTTGATAAAACCTTAGTAGTTGGAGGTCAGGCATCCCCTAAGTTCAAAGGAGGTGACGTAATTCAACCTATTTACATAATAGTAGCTGGCAGGGTAACAACTGAGGTAAAAACTAGTGATGGAATTGACGAAATACCCGCTGGAACAATAATAATAGAAAGCGTTAAGCAATGGATAAAGGATAATTTTAGATATCTAGATCCAGAAAAGCACGTTATAGTTGATTACAAAATAGGCAAAGGTTCCACTGATCTAGTAGGTATCTTCGAGTCCAGCAAGGCTACTCCTCTCTCTAATGATACTAGCTTTGGAGTAGGCTTTTCTCCTATGTCGAAGTTAGAAAACATGGTTTTCACTATAGAGAGACAATTGAACTCCAAAGAGTACAAATCTAAGATGCCTGAAGTAGGTGAAGATATAAAAGTGATGGGACTCCGTAAAAATAAGGATATAGAAATTACAGTAGCTGCTGCAACAATAAGTGAGCTTATTGAAGACATAAACCATTACTTGTCCATAAAGGATCAAATAAAAGATACAGTGATTTCAATAGCAAACAAGATAGCTCCGGACTATAATATAAAGGTGAATGTTAATACTGGTGATAAGATAGAACGCAATATTATCTACATGACAGTTACTGGAACATCGGCAGAACATGGGGACGACGGTGTAACTGGAAGGGGAAATAGAGGTACTGGATTAATAACACCAATGAGGCCTATGTCTTTGGAAGCCACTGCTGGAAAGAACCCTGTAAACCATGTAGGCAAAATGTATAACGTTGTGGCCAATTTGATAGCAAAGAAGGTTACAGATGAACTATCTGAAGTAAAGGAGGTACAAGTTCAAGTTCTAGGTCAGATAGGTAGGCCTATAGATGATCCATTAATAGCTAACCTAGATGTAGTTACTGTAGATGGCAAGATGAGCGACAATTTAAAGAACGAAATAAACGGAATTGTTGATGAACAGCTAAGCTCATTCCGTAAAATAACCGAATTGATCTTAGAAGGAAAAGTTACTATGTTTTGA
- a CDS encoding RIO1 family regulatory kinase/ATPase, whose amino-acid sequence MGPPEFSLLKFLLRNSDSYELVPKKKIQEETEFNPTQLEYYLAKLLKLKLIYHEKNLGYDAYKITFSGIDVISIKKLYESRILKSLSTIIGEGKESEVYAGYDFDDNKIVVKFHRIGRTSYKSLRRVNKDPYGRKSWVRLSIENAEAEYKALTCMWKNGARVPRPIGLGVNAIAMELIDGVQLSEKPELGDPEKVLDEIISTIKIAYTCCKIIHGDLSPYNIMVTNDIPYIIDWPQSSRASEETLYRDLSHIISFFEKEYEIVREIPQILSYIRG is encoded by the coding sequence GTGGGACCACCCGAGTTCTCTTTGCTTAAATTTTTATTAAGGAATTCAGATTCCTATGAATTAGTACCAAAGAAAAAGATACAAGAAGAAACTGAATTTAATCCCACTCAGCTTGAATATTATCTTGCTAAGTTACTAAAGCTCAAATTAATTTACCATGAGAAAAACTTGGGTTATGATGCATACAAAATAACCTTCTCAGGAATTGATGTAATTTCTATTAAAAAATTATATGAAAGCAGGATTCTTAAAAGCCTCTCTACAATTATAGGTGAAGGTAAAGAAAGTGAAGTATATGCTGGCTACGACTTTGACGACAACAAAATAGTGGTAAAGTTTCACAGAATTGGCAGAACTAGCTACAAAAGTCTTAGGCGCGTCAACAAGGATCCATATGGAAGAAAAAGCTGGGTTAGGCTAAGCATAGAAAATGCTGAAGCTGAATATAAGGCACTTACTTGTATGTGGAAGAATGGGGCTAGGGTGCCCAGACCCATTGGTTTAGGTGTCAATGCTATAGCTATGGAATTGATAGATGGTGTTCAACTTTCGGAGAAGCCAGAACTAGGAGATCCAGAAAAAGTGCTTGATGAAATAATTTCTACTATAAAAATAGCATATACGTGTTGTAAAATAATTCATGGTGATTTAAGTCCATATAACATAATGGTTACAAATGATATCCCTTACATTATAGATTGGCCTCAATCTTCAAGAGCTTCTGAAGAAACGCTTTATAGAGATCTAAGCCATATAATCTCCTTCTTTGAAAAAGAGTATGAAATAGTTAGAGAAATACCACAAATTTTATCATATATTAGGGGTTAA
- the coaBC gene encoding bifunctional phosphopantothenoylcysteine decarboxylase/phosphopantothenate--cysteine ligase CoaBC: MVHPSKRIIVNDGPLSGKSVVLGVTASISLYKSLDLARELMRHGSEVHVIMSRAASRLISPSMFEWATGNPVIVDITGNLEHVQLSEKEAMVVAPATMNFLNKLVYGITDNSVLLTASNFIGEHKPLFIVPTMHLSMYKTTQVLHSLEMLKSQGIHIIEPYEERDVAHYPDINLLTWQIESIILRGKDLSGKKILVTAGPTREYMDPVRFMSNPSSGTMGIAIANEAFFRGADVRLIHGPLSTSMKPAMKNVFEVKTTDEMMKEVEAGVKEGFSIVILAGAPADFSFQNKFENKVDTAREVPEVKLIKTPKVSSVAVGKAFVVGFSAETVDNDEELTKKARAKMERHGFNMIVTNNVSRHDIGFGSTDNEIFIITNESQMKISKNNKIVIARGILDNVKKELELQRRRV, translated from the coding sequence ATGGTTCATCCATCGAAGAGAATAATAGTGAATGACGGACCATTGTCTGGAAAAAGTGTAGTCCTCGGAGTAACAGCAAGCATTTCTTTATATAAATCCTTAGATCTGGCTAGGGAGTTAATGAGGCATGGTTCTGAAGTTCATGTGATAATGAGCAGGGCAGCTTCTAGATTAATATCTCCTTCCATGTTTGAATGGGCTACTGGAAATCCAGTTATTGTAGACATAACCGGAAACCTTGAACATGTTCAGTTGTCAGAGAAGGAAGCTATGGTTGTCGCCCCAGCTACCATGAATTTTCTAAATAAATTAGTCTATGGTATAACAGATAATTCAGTTCTACTTACAGCGTCTAATTTCATCGGGGAGCATAAACCTCTCTTTATAGTTCCGACAATGCATTTGTCTATGTACAAAACGACTCAAGTGTTACACTCATTAGAGATGTTGAAATCCCAAGGCATTCACATAATAGAACCGTATGAAGAAAGGGACGTTGCCCATTATCCAGATATAAACTTATTGACTTGGCAAATAGAAAGCATTATCTTAAGGGGAAAGGATCTTTCTGGAAAAAAGATATTGGTCACAGCAGGTCCGACTAGAGAATACATGGACCCCGTTCGTTTTATGAGCAATCCTAGTAGTGGAACAATGGGAATAGCCATAGCAAATGAAGCGTTCTTTAGGGGAGCCGACGTTAGGTTGATTCATGGCCCACTATCAACCTCAATGAAGCCTGCTATGAAAAACGTTTTTGAAGTGAAAACTACGGACGAAATGATGAAAGAAGTCGAAGCAGGTGTAAAGGAAGGATTTTCAATTGTTATTTTAGCTGGAGCTCCTGCTGATTTTTCTTTTCAGAACAAATTTGAGAACAAAGTTGATACCGCAAGAGAGGTTCCTGAGGTTAAGTTAATTAAGACGCCTAAGGTGTCTTCGGTCGCGGTAGGTAAGGCTTTCGTTGTAGGTTTCTCTGCAGAGACCGTCGACAACGATGAGGAGCTAACAAAGAAGGCTAGAGCTAAAATGGAAAGACATGGGTTCAATATGATAGTAACTAATAACGTATCAAGGCATGATATAGGTTTTGGATCTACTGACAATGAAATTTTTATTATTACAAATGAAAGTCAAATGAAAATTAGTAAAAATAATAAAATAGTAATTGCGAGAGGTATTCTTGACAACGTAAAGAAAGAGCTAGAGCTACAACGCAGAAGAGTTTAA
- the glmM gene encoding phosphoglucosamine mutase gives MGKLFGTDGVRGIINKELTVDLALKLGKAIGTYFGKNANIMIGRDARAGGDMFMRVVEGALLSTGVNVYEAGFGATPALQYGVKTLGYDGGVIITASHNPPEYNGIKVLSNEGIEIEREEENKIEEIYFESKFNSSDWTSLKYDVRKETRLLDTYVKGVLSQVDVEKIRKKGYRVLVDSANSVGGLTTPIVARELGCRVFTLNGNLDPLFPARYPEPTFETLRETAEVAKVLKVDLGVNHDGDADRAIFIDSNGIIEWGDRSAALLSYWSHVKNPNLPPRVFTAVSSSSLVEEYLSNFGLEVKWTKVGSVDIAHTLMKEKGVAGFEENGGFMYPPHQYVRDGAMSMALMLELMASENESSASLFERLPKYYLVKTKVRLTESTNVEKIYKEIENKYSNSGKMITIDGVKVTSNDYWFLVRKSGTEPIIRILVEAKDQSKASEIANELTKFVGGA, from the coding sequence ATGGGTAAACTATTCGGTACTGATGGAGTTAGAGGGATTATAAATAAGGAATTAACTGTAGATTTAGCTCTTAAATTAGGCAAGGCGATAGGAACATACTTTGGAAAAAATGCCAATATCATGATAGGGAGAGATGCCCGTGCAGGAGGAGACATGTTTATGAGGGTTGTAGAAGGAGCTTTGCTAAGTACTGGCGTTAATGTTTACGAGGCTGGATTTGGGGCTACTCCTGCCCTACAATACGGTGTAAAAACTCTAGGCTATGACGGTGGAGTCATAATAACAGCTAGCCATAATCCTCCAGAATATAACGGAATTAAAGTTCTTTCAAACGAAGGAATAGAAATAGAGAGAGAGGAAGAAAATAAAATAGAGGAAATATATTTTGAGAGTAAGTTTAACTCTTCCGATTGGACGTCTTTAAAATATGATGTTAGGAAGGAGACTAGACTGCTTGACACCTACGTTAAGGGCGTATTATCTCAAGTTGATGTAGAAAAAATAAGAAAAAAGGGTTATAGAGTTCTGGTAGATTCAGCTAATAGTGTAGGCGGTCTAACTACTCCAATAGTGGCAAGAGAACTAGGGTGTAGAGTATTTACTCTGAATGGAAATCTAGATCCACTATTTCCAGCCAGATATCCAGAGCCTACATTTGAGACTCTTCGCGAAACTGCTGAGGTAGCTAAGGTCTTGAAAGTAGACTTAGGTGTTAATCATGATGGTGACGCTGATAGGGCAATTTTCATAGATTCTAACGGGATCATAGAATGGGGAGATAGGAGCGCTGCATTACTGTCCTATTGGTCACACGTTAAGAATCCCAATCTCCCACCCAGAGTCTTTACAGCAGTGTCTAGCTCCAGTCTTGTAGAAGAATACTTATCCAATTTCGGTTTGGAAGTAAAATGGACCAAAGTAGGAAGTGTAGATATAGCTCATACTCTAATGAAAGAAAAAGGAGTGGCTGGATTCGAAGAGAACGGAGGTTTCATGTATCCCCCTCATCAATACGTAAGAGACGGAGCAATGTCCATGGCATTAATGCTCGAGCTTATGGCTAGCGAAAACGAATCCTCCGCCTCACTTTTCGAAAGGTTGCCAAAGTATTATCTCGTTAAGACAAAAGTGAGATTAACTGAGAGTACAAACGTGGAAAAAATTTACAAGGAAATAGAGAACAAGTACAGCAATAGCGGTAAAATGATTACCATAGATGGAGTAAAGGTAACCTCCAATGATTATTGGTTTTTAGTGAGGAAAAGCGGAACCGAGCCTATAATAAGAATATTAGTTGAGGCTAAAGATCAGTCTAAGGCCTCCGAGATAGCTAACGAGTTAACTAAGTTTGTAGGTGGAGCATAG
- a CDS encoding Trm112 family protein, translated as MKYRLMDVLACPICKNFPLTMLVFNEKEVERKNADIKKPVCEIFCSFKKDFIRKLDSTPCEECESKEIIEGILICDKCNRWYPIIDEIPRMLPDGLRKKEDDIKFLKAHENEIEDRVKKNGLPFNLSEV; from the coding sequence TTGAAGTATCGACTTATGGACGTTTTAGCATGCCCAATATGTAAGAACTTTCCACTTACAATGCTTGTCTTTAACGAAAAAGAGGTTGAAAGGAAGAATGCAGACATTAAAAAGCCTGTCTGCGAAATCTTCTGCTCGTTTAAAAAAGATTTTATTAGAAAATTAGACTCAACTCCTTGCGAAGAATGTGAAAGTAAAGAGATAATAGAAGGTATATTAATCTGCGATAAGTGCAATCGATGGTATCCAATTATAGATGAAATACCTAGAATGCTTCCAGACGGCTTGAGGAAAAAGGAAGACGATATTAAGTTTCTAAAGGCTCATGAAAATGAGATAGAAGATAGGGTAAAAAAGAACGGTTTGCCCTTTAACTTGTCCGAAGTATAA
- a CDS encoding orotidine 5'-phosphate decarboxylase: MKKDIFEKIKSRKNLQVALDFIDINDALKVAEASSRAGANIIEVGTPLVKASGIEGMKKVREVVKDKIMLADMKTADAGDVEVIIANNANANIITVLGIMDDSTIKSAVEKASELGMLVQADLINVKDVVCRAKQLKSLGVDIVGLHVGLDVQKTRGISVADMKGEIKEISELGVLISVAGGLNKERISMLLDLPINIFVVGGAITRSKDPYTSTLDIVNIINGN; the protein is encoded by the coding sequence ATGAAAAAAGACATATTCGAGAAGATAAAGAGCAGGAAAAACTTACAAGTTGCCCTTGATTTCATAGACATAAACGACGCGCTAAAGGTAGCTGAAGCCTCAAGTAGGGCAGGAGCTAACATCATAGAGGTTGGAACGCCTCTAGTAAAAGCTTCTGGAATAGAAGGTATGAAAAAGGTTAGAGAAGTGGTTAAAGATAAAATAATGTTAGCAGACATGAAGACTGCAGATGCCGGAGACGTTGAAGTGATAATAGCTAATAACGCTAACGCCAACATAATTACAGTATTAGGCATAATGGATGACTCTACAATTAAGTCCGCAGTTGAGAAGGCATCAGAACTAGGTATGTTAGTTCAGGCTGATCTAATAAACGTTAAAGACGTAGTATGTAGGGCTAAACAACTGAAATCCTTAGGTGTAGACATAGTTGGATTACATGTTGGTTTGGACGTTCAAAAAACTCGTGGTATAAGCGTTGCAGACATGAAAGGAGAAATCAAGGAAATCTCAGAACTTGGTGTCCTAATATCGGTAGCCGGTGGGTTAAATAAGGAAAGAATCTCCATGCTACTTGACTTACCGATAAATATTTTCGTAGTAGGTGGTGCAATTACTAGAAGTAAAGATCCCTATACCTCAACCCTGGACATAGTTAACATAATAAATGGGAACTGA
- a CDS encoding CTP synthase produces MPFYCDYCLAKYIIITGGVLSSVGKGTVAASIGMLLKRRNIRITVVKVDPYINVDAGTMNPYMHGEVFVTEDGAETDLDLGHYERFIGINVTKYNNITAGKVYFEVINKERKGEYLGQTVQIIPHVTREIISMIKKAGEVSNADVVIVEIGGTVGDIESLPFLEAVRQMKLDEENNLVFVHVALAPYMKVTGELKTKPLQHSVQELRRIGIQPDLIIVRSEVALDQESRNKIALFTNVKPSFIFSSYDVATPYEVPLVLENQGISEKIMKMLDIPKTDANLDDWVNFVSSLKDGDREVNIVLIGKYTKLKDTYMSIREALIHASASLHIKPKLVWVESTDLEDNDEKLKEIMDKADGVIVLPGFGARGTEGKIKAIKYVRENNIPFLGICFGFQLAVVEFARDVLSLKDANSTEINPSTTYPVITMLDDQKRVVQVGGTMRLGSQKIILKEGSIANKIYGSKVIYERHRHRYEVNPEYVDALQKAGLVISGVSENGLVEFIELPNKKFFVATQAHPEFKSRPMSPSPLYVSFLKASMGKDL; encoded by the coding sequence ATGCCTTTTTACTGTGATTACTGCTTGGCTAAATATATTATAATAACTGGGGGTGTTCTTTCTAGCGTAGGTAAAGGTACAGTCGCAGCTTCAATAGGGATGCTCCTAAAAAGAAGGAATATTAGAATTACCGTTGTCAAGGTGGACCCTTATATAAACGTTGACGCCGGAACTATGAACCCTTATATGCACGGCGAGGTTTTCGTTACAGAGGATGGTGCAGAGACTGACTTAGATTTAGGACATTACGAACGTTTCATAGGAATTAATGTAACCAAATATAATAATATAACTGCTGGTAAAGTATATTTTGAAGTAATAAATAAGGAAAGAAAAGGCGAATATTTAGGACAAACAGTCCAGATAATACCTCACGTAACAAGAGAAATCATCTCCATGATAAAGAAAGCAGGCGAAGTAAGTAATGCAGACGTTGTAATTGTTGAAATAGGGGGAACAGTAGGAGATATAGAAAGTTTACCTTTCCTTGAAGCCGTAAGGCAGATGAAGTTAGACGAAGAAAATAACCTTGTTTTCGTTCATGTAGCGTTAGCACCATATATGAAAGTTACGGGCGAATTAAAGACAAAGCCATTACAACATAGCGTTCAAGAATTAAGAAGAATAGGAATTCAACCAGACTTAATTATAGTTAGGTCTGAAGTAGCTTTAGATCAAGAAAGCAGGAATAAAATTGCGTTGTTTACTAACGTTAAACCTTCCTTTATCTTCTCCAGTTATGATGTTGCCACTCCTTACGAGGTACCGTTAGTTCTAGAAAATCAAGGTATATCAGAAAAAATAATGAAAATGTTAGATATACCAAAAACAGATGCCAATCTAGATGATTGGGTAAATTTCGTTTCTTCCTTGAAGGATGGAGACAGAGAGGTCAACATAGTTCTCATTGGTAAGTACACCAAGTTAAAAGATACGTATATGAGCATAAGGGAGGCGCTTATTCATGCTAGCGCTTCGCTTCATATTAAGCCAAAATTGGTATGGGTAGAATCTACTGACCTAGAAGATAACGATGAAAAATTAAAAGAAATAATGGATAAAGCAGATGGCGTTATAGTTTTGCCTGGTTTTGGAGCACGTGGTACAGAAGGTAAAATAAAAGCTATAAAGTACGTCAGGGAAAACAACATACCTTTCCTCGGAATCTGTTTCGGCTTTCAATTGGCTGTTGTGGAGTTTGCAAGGGACGTATTGTCTTTAAAAGATGCTAATAGTACTGAAATAAATCCCTCTACTACTTATCCTGTAATTACAATGTTAGATGATCAAAAGAGAGTAGTTCAAGTAGGGGGAACCATGAGATTAGGTTCTCAAAAGATTATTCTTAAGGAAGGCTCTATAGCTAATAAAATATACGGATCCAAAGTCATTTACGAAAGACATAGGCATCGGTATGAGGTAAACCCTGAATATGTTGACGCACTACAGAAGGCTGGACTAGTTATTTCAGGAGTTAGCGAGAATGGCTTAGTAGAGTTTATAGAGTTACCTAATAAGAAGTTTTTTGTAGCAACACAAGCCCATCCTGAGTTCAAAAGCAGACCTATGAGCCCGTCTCCTTTATATGTCAGCTTTCTTAAGGCATCTATGGGGAAAGATCTATAA